The genome window GGGCGTGGGGGCCGACGCCGATGTCACGATCTACACGCCCGACGACAACCGCGAAACGATGTTCGAACTGCCGCGCTACGTGATCCACGCCGGTCGCGTCGTGGTCGAAGAGGGGGACGTGCGCGATCCGGTCGAAGGCAAATCGCTGTACGTGTCGCCGGAATACGACGAAGACGCCGAGCGCGACATCGCCCACTGGTTCGACGAGTTCTACACGATCCGTTTTCGTAACTATCCGGTGTCGCTCGATTACTTGCACGCGAGCGAATGCGTGCCGTGCGCGGGGCGGTGACCAGTAGCAGCGCGCCGGCCCCAGCAGCGGGAACTCACTTTCATCCGGACGTCTGTTGTCTGCGGGGCCGCGTTGAATCTTGCTTCGCGCCGGATGCTTGCGGCTAGTCGAAACTCCCCGGTGGTGGCCCTCAGGTAGAAGTTTATTTGTCGAGCTGAAGCGAACAGATTACGACGGCCAAAGCTACTTTAGCAGGACGGCATACGGATCGAGTAGCTTAGCCATGAACTTAATTTGCTTCGCCGCGCTGGGTTTTTGTGGAGGCGCGCCTTCTTCCTTGCAAAGGCAAGCCTTATCTATACGGCCTTGCAGGTAATCGACGGCCCTCCTTCCACGACTAGGGCCGACGCCAACAACGAACTCATCCGGTGACACGTCCAAATCGCCCGGAACGATCTCGTCTAACACCAGCGCGTACCGGGACCCTGTAACCTCAATTCCTTTGGGTATCGGCTTCCAGATAACTCCATCTTCCGAATACTCAGTAGCAGGAACGACCTCCGGATCCGCCTTCGAGTTAATTGGCTCCATCAACAAATACACTGAGCCGTGCTTTTGCATCACACCTTTGGCAAATGGCTGGACTTGCGTTATTGGATGGCACGCAGACCCCCCGTAGCCCCAAAAAATCTTTCCGGCCTTGGAAAACTCCTTATTTTTGCGCTCTAGTATCTGCTCAAACGTCTCGCCAGCATGGTTTCCGACCTTCATAAAAACGAATGCTTGCGGTACGGCGACGGTGGACATCCTGTAGTCTCCTACTAAAGCGGTTCAATTTCGTGATCGTTTGATGGTCGCTTTCCGCCGGCCGTGCGGTCACGCACGAATTTCGCCCGCAGTGGCGAATTCCTTCCATAGAAGTTGTCTAAATAGGCTTTCGGCAAAGCTTCGCTCGCATAGGCATCGTTCCTCTTGGTGTGGCAGGTAAGGGCAATGCTGCACGATCGTAGGTCCGGCGAGTCATCCAGATGGTAGTGGTGAAACTCCGGTACCAGCTCAGAAATGACGAACCCTTGCGACAGTGCGTAGCTCTGCGTCGAAAAAAGGACGCTCCTTGTCCAAGGGAACTCGCGATCATCCGCGATCACGACACACCCAATGCCGTTTGTCGTTACAGCCTCGAATCCTCGTAGGAGAAACGCCTCAATGCTACGGCCATCGTTACTCGCGCCAAACGGCGGATTTGTGTAGAAGCCGTCGTAGCCGCGCCAATGTTGGACCGGGAGCGGAAACGCCACATTATAAAGCTCGGCCGTAACCCTATCCGCGATCCCGTATCGCGCCGCAAAGCCGCGAACAGACAGGACTACTCGTTCATCGAAGTCGAGCACGTGGACACTTTTTGGTCCATGCTCAAGCAATTCCCGTTGGTGCAAGTGGACCAAGCAAAGACCGATTGCATCGCCGTCGC of Pirellulales bacterium contains these proteins:
- a CDS encoding formylmethanofuran dehydrogenase subunit A is translated as GVGADADVTIYTPDDNRETMFELPRYVIHAGRVVVEEGDVRDPVEGKSLYVSPEYDEDAERDIAHWFDEFYTIRFRNYPVSLDYLHASECVPCAGR
- a CDS encoding bis-aminopropyl spermidine synthase family protein; translation: MAHHIDLRKCLNAISDVVNNRPHALREFDQIFMKTADMLLQAEHVSRWFSGRRVVFIGDGDAIGLCLVHLHQRELLEHGPKSVHVLDFDERVVLSVRGFAARYGIADRVTAELYNVAFPLPVQHWRGYDGFYTNPPFGASNDGRSIEAFLLRGFEAVTTNGIGCVVIADDREFPWTRSVLFSTQSYALSQGFVISELVPEFHHYHLDDSPDLRSCSIALTCHTKRNDAYASEALPKAYLDNFYGRNSPLRAKFVRDRTAGGKRPSNDHEIEPL